In a genomic window of Pseudomonadota bacterium:
- a CDS encoding motility protein A: protein MDFATILGVFSAFSLVLAAIAGDGGLLVFWNLPSLLIVIGGTFGATLINYPLVEFANLLRYLKNALFTDRMPLSEDIEFLVQLVRDSRKDGILALENHSNDVTLDPFMRQGLVLLVDGLKADMIEEILSLDIDSMRERHELGANIFTTMGTIAPAMGLVGTLIGLVQMLQRMNDPETIGPAMAVALLTTFYGAVLANFIFLPLAGKLRRRSQRELFSRRLIAEGLVAIARGDNPQILQYRLEAFLPPTWRKSRVVKV, encoded by the coding sequence ATGGATTTCGCTACAATTTTGGGAGTGTTCTCAGCTTTTTCCCTGGTGCTTGCAGCGATTGCCGGTGACGGTGGTTTGCTGGTTTTCTGGAACCTGCCCTCGTTGTTGATTGTTATCGGCGGCACCTTCGGGGCGACTTTGATTAATTATCCTCTGGTTGAGTTTGCCAATCTTTTACGTTACCTCAAAAACGCTCTTTTTACAGATCGAATGCCTTTAAGTGAGGATATTGAGTTTCTCGTTCAATTAGTTAGAGACTCGCGCAAGGATGGTATCCTTGCGCTTGAAAATCACAGCAATGATGTTACGTTGGATCCCTTTATGCGCCAGGGACTGGTTCTGCTCGTAGATGGTCTGAAGGCGGACATGATCGAGGAAATCCTCTCGCTTGATATTGACAGTATGCGTGAACGGCATGAACTCGGGGCCAATATTTTTACCACGATGGGGACCATCGCGCCGGCCATGGGGCTGGTGGGAACTCTGATCGGACTTGTGCAGATGTTGCAAAGAATGAATGACCCCGAAACTATCGGACCAGCCATGGCCGTGGCCCTGCTTACCACTTTTTACGGGGCGGTGCTGGCCAATTTTATTTTTCTGCCTTTAGCCGGTAAGCTGCGGCGGCGCAGTCAGCGGGAACTTTTTTCACGCCGATTGATTGCTGAAGGTCTGGTGGCCATCGCCCGGGGTGATAATCCCCAGATTTTACAGTACCGTCTTGAAGCCTTCTTACCACCTACCTGGCGTAAATCTCGTGTCGTTAAGGTGTAA
- a CDS encoding cupin domain-containing protein: MEEVKVGEKIKSLRQKAKISLQELAEKSGYSTAVLSQIENHLVSPSLGVLVHLAKAMGVSIGTFFGQHETEPFTLIRKGEEHIVSRFASKEGVRYGYTYQSLGAGKKDRRMEPFIVTLEPATIKNDKCYGHEGEEFIYVLEGRIDVTLGDHTDVLDEGDCIYYDSMIPHRVQCHGGTTARILAVVHP, translated from the coding sequence ATGGAAGAAGTAAAGGTCGGAGAAAAAATAAAATCACTGCGTCAGAAGGCGAAAATTTCTTTGCAGGAGCTTGCGGAAAAGAGTGGTTATTCCACGGCAGTGCTTTCGCAGATTGAAAATCATCTGGTTTCACCTTCGCTGGGGGTGTTGGTTCATCTGGCCAAGGCCATGGGGGTCAGCATCGGTACCTTTTTCGGTCAGCATGAGACCGAGCCCTTCACCCTGATTCGTAAAGGGGAGGAACATATTGTTTCCCGCTTTGCCTCCAAGGAGGGGGTGCGCTACGGTTATACTTATCAGTCTTTGGGGGCTGGTAAAAAAGACCGGCGCATGGAGCCGTTCATTGTCACGCTGGAACCTGCGACCATTAAAAATGATAAGTGTTACGGGCATGAGGGGGAAGAGTTTATCTATGTTCTCGAAGGGCGGATAGATGTAACTCTGGGAGATCATACTGATGTGTTGGATGAGGGTGACTGTATTTATTATGACTCAATGATTCCGCATCGGGTCCAGTGTCATGGCGGGACAACCGCACGGATTCTGGCGGTTGTCCATCCATAG
- a CDS encoding 2-oxoacid:ferredoxin oxidoreductase subunit gamma, whose amino-acid sequence MYNDVIMAGFGGQGIMLIGNLLAYAAIHEDKNVTFLPSYGVEMRGGTANCSVVIDERPIGSPVVGRPMSLIIMNRPSLIKFESRIKAGGIVILNQTLVSPDASERDDIDLLALDLNALSEAAAGNNRLANMVALGAYVQKSGVVAVASVTAALADALNPKYHKMIPANQKAIEAGAAAVA is encoded by the coding sequence ATGTATAATGATGTAATCATGGCTGGTTTCGGCGGCCAAGGAATCATGTTGATTGGTAACCTGCTGGCCTATGCGGCTATTCATGAGGATAAAAATGTTACCTTTCTGCCCTCCTATGGGGTTGAAATGCGGGGCGGCACCGCGAATTGCTCGGTGGTGATTGATGAACGTCCGATTGGCTCGCCGGTGGTCGGGAGGCCGATGTCGCTGATTATCATGAATCGCCCTTCCCTGATTAAGTTCGAGTCCCGAATCAAAGCCGGAGGGATTGTCATCTTGAATCAGACCTTGGTTTCCCCTGATGCCTCGGAACGCGATGATATCGATTTACTGGCTCTGGATCTCAATGCCCTTTCTGAAGCTGCGGCGGGCAATAACCGGCTTGCCAATATGGTGGCTTTAGGGGCCTATGTCCAGAAAAGCGGGGTCGTGGCCGTGGCCTCGGTGACGGCGGCTTTGGCGGATGCCCTGAATCCTAAATATCATAAAATGATTCCAGCCAATCAAAAGGCCATCGAAGCCGGCGCCGCTGCGGTCGCCTGA
- a CDS encoding 2-oxoglutarate oxidoreductase, which translates to MKQIFKRPRSMTDKPFHFCPGCHHGIVHRLVAEALDHFSLREKTVGIASVGCSVFLYDYFDVDVIEAPHGRAAAVAAGTKRVLKENIVFTYQGDGDLAAIGTAEVIHAANRGDNITIIFVNNGIYGMTGGQMAPTTMLGQRSTTSPYGRDNNRDGYPIKMTEMLAALEGPSLVARVAVNTPGNVKKARKIIRQAFQMQIEGRGFSFVEVLSTCPTNWGMTPQAANKRIAEEMIPYFPLGILKQKDVVDVL; encoded by the coding sequence ATGAAGCAGATTTTCAAACGACCCCGGTCGATGACGGATAAACCGTTTCATTTTTGTCCGGGATGTCATCACGGCATTGTTCACCGGCTGGTGGCTGAGGCTTTGGACCATTTTTCCCTGCGCGAAAAAACGGTTGGAATTGCTTCTGTCGGTTGTTCAGTCTTTCTCTATGACTATTTCGATGTTGATGTGATCGAGGCCCCCCATGGTCGGGCTGCGGCGGTGGCCGCCGGCACCAAAAGGGTTCTCAAGGAGAATATCGTTTTTACTTATCAGGGGGATGGCGATCTTGCCGCGATTGGGACGGCCGAGGTGATCCATGCGGCCAATCGTGGCGATAATATCACTATCATCTTTGTCAACAACGGGATTTATGGGATGACAGGGGGACAGATGGCTCCTACGACCATGCTGGGCCAGCGCAGTACGACCTCGCCCTATGGCCGCGACAACAATCGCGATGGCTATCCGATCAAGATGACGGAAATGCTGGCCGCTCTAGAAGGCCCCTCGTTGGTTGCCAGGGTTGCGGTCAATACTCCCGGAAATGTCAAAAAAGCCCGGAAGATCATACGCCAGGCTTTTCAGATGCAGATTGAGGGTCGAGGTTTTTCCTTTGTCGAGGTCCTTTCCACCTGCCCGACCAACTGGGGGATGACTCCGCAGGCAGCCAATAAACGGATTGCCGAGGAGATGATTCCTTATTTCCCTCTGGGTATCTTGAAACAGAAAGATGTTGTTGACGTTCTTTAG
- the vorB gene encoding 3-methyl-2-oxobutanoate dehydrogenase subunit VorB has protein sequence MNKPKKVFAKGNEAIAMAAINAGCFYYFGYPITPQNEIPEYMAEHLPAVGGEFLQAESEIASINMLIGAAATGARVMTSSSGPGISLMQEGFSYFAGNELPAVVVNMSRQGPGLGGINATQGDYFQSVKGGGHGDYKLIVLAPHTGQELYDLTIRAFELAEKYRMLTLILGDAILGQIKEPIIPWLPEKTSGGEDRDWLITGAKGRPARLIKSLFLADGEMEKHNWHLQAKYELLERDDVMVEELDTEDAELVVVAFGSVARIVKTAVAQARAEGMKVGLVRPITLFPFPRRVLFRTGGRVKKFLVAEMNTGQMVEDVRLSLPGDCKVDFYGRPGGSVPTPEDLYVKIRETCEKNKQES, from the coding sequence ATGAACAAGCCGAAGAAGGTTTTTGCGAAAGGTAATGAAGCGATTGCGATGGCCGCGATCAATGCCGGGTGTTTTTATTATTTCGGCTATCCGATTACCCCGCAGAACGAGATCCCTGAATATATGGCGGAGCATCTTCCGGCGGTCGGCGGTGAATTTCTGCAGGCTGAAAGTGAAATAGCGTCAATCAATATGTTAATAGGGGCAGCGGCCACCGGGGCACGGGTTATGACTTCGTCAAGCGGCCCGGGGATTTCTTTGATGCAGGAAGGTTTTTCCTATTTTGCCGGGAACGAACTGCCCGCCGTAGTGGTCAATATGAGCCGTCAGGGACCGGGGCTGGGTGGTATTAACGCGACGCAGGGAGATTATTTTCAGTCGGTTAAAGGAGGTGGGCACGGAGATTATAAACTGATCGTCCTGGCTCCTCACACCGGGCAGGAGCTTTACGATCTGACGATCAGGGCCTTTGAGTTGGCTGAGAAATATCGGATGCTGACCTTGATTTTAGGGGACGCGATTTTGGGCCAGATCAAGGAACCGATTATTCCCTGGTTGCCGGAAAAGACCAGCGGAGGAGAGGATCGTGATTGGTTGATTACCGGCGCCAAAGGGCGTCCGGCCCGTTTGATCAAATCCTTGTTTCTTGCCGACGGGGAAATGGAAAAGCACAACTGGCATTTGCAGGCCAAATATGAGCTCCTGGAGCGCGACGATGTCATGGTCGAGGAACTTGATACCGAGGATGCAGAACTGGTGGTGGTCGCCTTTGGCAGTGTCGCGCGAATTGTCAAGACCGCCGTGGCTCAGGCTCGGGCCGAAGGTATGAAGGTGGGTTTAGTTCGGCCGATCACGCTCTTTCCTTTTCCCCGCCGGGTCTTGTTTCGGACCGGTGGCCGGGTCAAAAAATTTCTTGTTGCCGAGATGAACACCGGGCAAATGGTTGAGGATGTCCGGCTCTCTTTACCGGGGGATTGCAAGGTGGATTTCTATGGACGTCCCGGAGGTTCAGTGCCGACGCCGGAGGACCTCTACGTCAAAATTCGTGAAACTTGCGAAAAAAATAAACAGGAAAGCTAA
- a CDS encoding 4Fe-4S dicluster domain-containing protein — protein sequence MAKIEIDIERCKSCGLCVEVCPEAILEIGAGINLGGYQYVVAMRPEACVGCCRCAEMCPDVAIAVWR from the coding sequence ATGGCGAAAATTGAGATTGATATCGAGCGCTGTAAAAGTTGCGGGCTCTGTGTTGAGGTCTGCCCGGAGGCAATTCTAGAAATTGGAGCAGGGATTAATCTGGGAGGTTATCAGTATGTGGTGGCGATGCGGCCGGAAGCCTGTGTCGGTTGCTGCCGTTGCGCTGAAATGTGTCCTGATGTGGCGATAGCTGTCTGGAGGTAA
- a CDS encoding dephospho-CoA kinase has protein sequence MKTEKDWERIVRRFERLLRLKSFPVAFKMLESRKELEVIPFLRRPQNKMTMCQMINLVRNFDWSVGAEIKDFLFASCSSILGLQELPESHRDGTFRNIVWVATKEDGRKFERSIPRLPVGRYQALAMAPLVYNPFDPDIVLIYANPAQMMLLVNALQFVDYEVMQFFCVGESSCADAIVRCYRDQKASLALPCYGERCYGHTQDDELVMALPAALMEKALSGLEALYRRGVRYPISFAGASCDLTSVFPPAYLGLEEMMKKVKGDGRHFLLGVTGGIASGKSTVSKMLGELGSPLIDFDLIARQVVEPGTSGLARIVDYFGRQVLAEDGSLDRKKLSDIVFGDMEKRKKLESFTHPPIYEEFFRQTAAIAARNPDAVIQVAVPLLIELNLQYLFDKILVIHVPAQIQVERLAQRDGISEAEAANILKAQLPIDEKLQFADFVVDNTGDLAYTKKQVAKIWNDLQEGRLAS, from the coding sequence ATGAAAACTGAAAAGGATTGGGAAAGAATAGTTAGGCGTTTTGAGCGGTTGTTGCGCTTGAAATCATTCCCTGTAGCCTTTAAAATGCTGGAAAGCCGAAAAGAACTAGAGGTTATCCCTTTTCTGCGTCGGCCACAGAATAAAATGACCATGTGTCAGATGATTAATCTGGTGCGCAACTTTGACTGGAGTGTCGGAGCTGAAATCAAGGATTTTCTTTTTGCCTCCTGTTCTTCCATTCTGGGTCTGCAGGAGTTGCCCGAAAGTCATCGGGATGGAACCTTTCGCAACATTGTCTGGGTTGCCACCAAAGAGGACGGCCGTAAGTTTGAACGGTCGATTCCCAGGCTGCCGGTTGGTCGTTATCAGGCGCTGGCCATGGCGCCGCTGGTGTATAATCCGTTTGATCCGGATATCGTTTTGATTTACGCTAATCCGGCCCAGATGATGTTGTTGGTCAACGCTCTGCAATTTGTCGATTACGAGGTTATGCAGTTTTTTTGTGTCGGCGAGTCTTCCTGCGCCGATGCGATTGTGCGCTGTTATCGGGACCAGAAAGCCTCGCTGGCTTTGCCTTGTTACGGCGAGCGTTGTTACGGTCACACTCAGGATGACGAACTGGTGATGGCTCTGCCAGCCGCTCTGATGGAGAAAGCTTTGTCCGGTCTTGAAGCTCTTTATCGCCGGGGGGTGCGTTATCCGATCAGTTTTGCTGGAGCCAGTTGTGATTTGACTTCAGTCTTCCCGCCGGCATATCTCGGGCTGGAAGAGATGATGAAAAAGGTCAAAGGTGACGGACGGCATTTTCTTCTCGGGGTTACCGGGGGGATCGCCAGTGGCAAAAGTACGGTTTCGAAGATGCTTGGCGAGCTGGGTTCACCCTTGATTGACTTTGATCTGATTGCCCGCCAAGTGGTTGAACCTGGGACCTCGGGTCTGGCCCGGATTGTCGATTATTTTGGGCGTCAAGTGCTGGCGGAGGACGGCAGCCTGGATCGTAAAAAACTTTCCGATATCGTTTTCGGGGATATGGAAAAACGCAAAAAACTAGAAAGTTTTACCCACCCGCCTATTTACGAGGAATTTTTTCGTCAGACTGCTGCCATTGCGGCCAGGAACCCGGACGCCGTTATTCAGGTAGCCGTACCTCTTTTGATAGAGCTGAATCTGCAGTATCTTTTCGATAAGATTCTGGTTATTCATGTGCCGGCTCAGATTCAGGTTGAGCGCCTGGCGCAGCGTGATGGAATCAGTGAGGCTGAAGCCGCAAACATTCTTAAGGCGCAGCTGCCGATTGATGAAAAATTGCAATTTGCCGATTTTGTGGTTGATAATACAGGAGATCTTGCGTATACCAAAAAACAGGTTGCGAAGATCTGGAATGATCTTCAGGAGGGTCGCTTGGCTTCTTAA
- a CDS encoding cytosolic protein has translation MNDMSKIINEADDALLVKMVIDSFRRTMVHYGCWFAEVEHQLGMEKALAVEKKAWAGSFSNQLSRLAKIFGFELKDGVPAHLSGLSREALIDLLKNLGVNWLANDGIWFQAVESEFGMIDAKRCNDTCWTRYSPYEAERVKELLGLPDNGGIPALKQALAFRMYALINKQSIEDVDANTIIFRMNECRVQVARQRKGLEDYPCKSAGMVEYPYFARTIDSRIATECLGCPPDKHPQEWFCAWKFTLSEQVK, from the coding sequence ATGAACGACATGAGTAAAATTATCAACGAAGCTGACGATGCGTTGCTGGTCAAAATGGTGATTGATTCCTTTCGTCGGACCATGGTTCACTACGGTTGCTGGTTTGCCGAGGTTGAACATCAGCTTGGAATGGAAAAGGCTCTGGCGGTGGAAAAGAAAGCCTGGGCAGGCAGTTTCAGTAATCAGCTCAGTCGTCTGGCCAAGATTTTTGGGTTCGAACTCAAAGACGGGGTGCCGGCCCACTTGTCCGGACTTTCCCGGGAAGCTTTGATTGATCTGTTGAAGAATCTGGGGGTCAACTGGCTGGCGAACGATGGCATCTGGTTTCAGGCGGTTGAAAGTGAGTTTGGCATGATTGATGCCAAACGCTGCAATGACACCTGCTGGACCCGCTATTCCCCTTATGAGGCGGAGCGTGTTAAGGAACTTCTCGGTTTGCCGGATAACGGCGGCATTCCTGCTTTGAAACAGGCCTTGGCATTTCGTATGTATGCCTTGATCAATAAACAGTCGATTGAGGATGTTGATGCGAACACGATTATTTTTCGCATGAATGAATGCCGGGTTCAGGTCGCCCGGCAGCGCAAGGGACTGGAAGATTATCCCTGCAAATCGGCCGGGATGGTTGAATACCCCTATTTCGCTCGGACGATCGATTCCCGGATCGCAACCGAGTGTCTTGGTTGTCCGCCGGACAAACATCCGCAGGAGTGGTTTTGTGCCTGGAAATTCACGCTGAGCGAGCAGGTAAAGTAA
- a CDS encoding DUF1285 domain-containing protein: protein MEQTEDYILIDGQGQWWYEGNQIIHPEVLALFKSSLIVDPAGGNYFIDYKGKRAPVRVEKTPFFIHDIEVKRNGEGDPLEIILVLDDGTREILVPSTLALDDSGALRARVKNDRFAARCLPTAHFRLAELLREDEGVFFLVLAGHKYRLESRT, encoded by the coding sequence ATGGAACAGACAGAGGATTATATCTTGATCGATGGTCAGGGACAATGGTGGTATGAAGGCAATCAGATTATTCATCCTGAGGTTCTTGCTCTCTTTAAGTCTTCGCTGATTGTCGATCCGGCCGGCGGCAATTATTTTATTGATTATAAGGGTAAGCGAGCTCCGGTCAGGGTTGAGAAAACCCCTTTCTTCATTCATGATATCGAGGTGAAAAGAAATGGTGAGGGCGACCCGCTTGAAATCATCCTGGTTTTGGATGACGGCACCCGGGAAATCCTCGTTCCGTCGACTTTGGCGCTGGATGATTCAGGGGCTCTGCGGGCGCGGGTGAAGAATGATCGTTTTGCCGCCCGTTGTCTGCCGACGGCCCATTTTCGTCTGGCAGAGCTGTTGCGGGAAGATGAGGGCGTCTTTTTTTTGGTTTTGGCGGGCCATAAATACCGATTGGAAAGCCGTACTTGA
- the rsmB gene encoding 16S rRNA (cytosine(967)-C(5))-methyltransferase RsmB, translating to MKSASLGFSANPSNDCFFVSKTIPMPTTMSDQEVRQTICLFLVAWEKQPQPLTPSFENFLRLGKKNLNPPQRTMATNLIAGVVRERLRLDHFIARLSRTGGANQPGMQNLLRLALFELEAQGARPRPSFAIVSEAVNLCKIIAPGREGYVNAILRNFLRRGSAELLPEDNDLAANLSLHYSLPLWLVEKWQQEFGLKPCRRLCRQANIFAGTTFRVNQLKISRAELLDRLVAAGPSGLRRGSCSAGAFSTTQASALIDSPWFKEGFISVQDEGAQLIGELVNPKPGETILDACAAPGGKSAHLAELSRDQSHIFAADRDRKRLRLISENNLRLQLSSITPAALDLTQPLPAAWPQSYDAILLDTPCSGLGVIRRRADLRWRKSPREIAELAVIQLQILENCSRYLRPGGRLIYATCTVSQPENQDNLKRFLARNPAFRLQSRDEIEPAHLRRLISRQGFLETSFLDEESMDGFFAARLIRTC from the coding sequence ATGAAGAGCGCCTCTCTTGGATTTTCCGCCAACCCCTCAAACGATTGTTTTTTTGTGTCGAAAACCATACCCATGCCGACAACCATGAGCGACCAGGAAGTTCGCCAAACTATCTGCCTTTTTCTGGTCGCCTGGGAAAAACAACCGCAACCGTTGACGCCGAGCTTCGAAAACTTTCTCCGCCTGGGGAAAAAGAATCTCAACCCACCCCAGAGAACCATGGCCACCAACCTGATCGCCGGGGTTGTGCGCGAGCGTTTGCGCCTTGATCATTTCATTGCCCGGCTGAGCCGCACCGGCGGCGCCAACCAGCCGGGCATGCAGAACCTCCTGCGCCTGGCGCTCTTTGAACTCGAGGCTCAGGGAGCGCGGCCCCGCCCATCATTCGCCATCGTGTCGGAAGCGGTCAACCTGTGCAAAATCATAGCCCCGGGCCGGGAAGGTTATGTCAACGCGATCCTGCGCAACTTCCTGCGCCGGGGCAGCGCCGAACTACTCCCGGAAGACAACGACCTGGCCGCAAACCTCTCTCTGCACTATTCCCTGCCGTTGTGGCTGGTCGAAAAATGGCAACAAGAATTCGGCCTAAAACCATGCCGCCGGCTCTGCCGCCAGGCCAATATCTTTGCCGGCACCACTTTTCGGGTTAACCAGCTCAAAATTTCACGCGCGGAGCTGTTAGACCGGCTGGTCGCTGCAGGCCCCAGCGGGCTGCGCCGCGGTTCCTGCAGCGCAGGCGCTTTCAGCACCACGCAGGCCTCCGCCCTGATCGACTCACCCTGGTTTAAAGAGGGATTTATCAGTGTGCAGGACGAGGGGGCCCAGCTCATCGGCGAACTGGTCAACCCGAAACCCGGAGAAACCATTCTCGACGCCTGCGCCGCTCCCGGCGGCAAAAGCGCCCATCTGGCGGAACTCAGCCGGGACCAAAGCCATATTTTCGCGGCCGATCGAGACCGGAAACGCCTGCGCCTGATTTCAGAAAACAACCTGCGTCTGCAGCTCTCGTCCATCACGCCGGCGGCCCTTGATCTGACTCAACCGTTGCCGGCCGCATGGCCGCAAAGCTATGACGCCATCTTACTTGACACCCCCTGTTCCGGCCTGGGCGTCATCCGCCGGCGCGCCGATCTGCGCTGGCGCAAAAGTCCTCGGGAAATCGCCGAACTGGCCGTAATTCAATTGCAAATTCTGGAAAATTGTTCTAGATATCTGCGCCCCGGAGGGCGTTTGATCTATGCCACCTGTACCGTCAGCCAGCCGGAGAACCAGGATAATCTGAAGAGATTTTTAGCTCGCAACCCCGCTTTTCGACTGCAGAGCCGCGATGAAATTGAGCCGGCCCACCTGCGTCGGCTGATCAGCCGGCAGGGTTTTCTTGAAACCAGCTTTCTCGACGAAGAAAGCATGGACGGTTTTTTTGCCGCCCGGCTGATCAGAACCTGCTAA